The genome window GCTGGACAGTGAAGAAGTCGGAGGAGTTTCCATCGATGGGGAGCCCATCTCCCCGGAAAAAGCGCTCTCCTGTCACGGTCATGAAAAACCGTCCGTTTTTGTATGAAATCAGCCCCAGATGATAGAGTATTGTCAGAATTTCGCGAATCCGCGCCTCGATTCGTGAAAAACCGCCCTGGGCCATCGTTCCCGTATGAAGGAAATTCGCCAGCTCCGAGATGCTGAAACCCGTACCCGGGGAAACCTCGCCGAGGATTCCCCCGAACGCGGTCATGACAGAGTGATCCTGGAGCGTCCGCACAAGCGCAAACGATACGATATCCTGAAAACGAACGGCGGCGGAAAGATGAAGCCATCCGCTCAGTTTCTCCGTGGCATGCGCTTTCCGGTGGTCGAAGTCGATGAGTTTACGGTTTTTGAGGTATTCCATCACAAAAGCGTTGCGGTGTTCCTTCTGGAAATTCACTGTGGGGTCAGCGCACGACGGAGATCCTTCGAACACCTTTTCGAGAAATGTTTTTTTAATATTCCCCTTGAGCGTAAGAGGGATGGTATCCTTGTAGGCTTCCGCGAGAAACGAGAAGATATCTTCCATGAGATTGGGTGTTGTAGCCGGTGGAATCGATCCGGCCGAATAAGCATTGGTAACGGCTTTTCCGATAAGTATTCTCCGAACTTGCTCCCCGATGCCTTTCGGACAGAAATAGCGTGTTTCGTCCTCTTTTATCCCCCCCACGAGGGCAAACGGGATGAGTTCCTGCAGCCGTCGATGTACCTCGGGGCGTTTCATCCCGTTCAGCCTGTCGATTTTCCTCTCCAGAGCGGTTTCATGAATCCCGGCGCCATAGGAAAACGCAATGAGCGAGAGAAGCCTTCTGCTTTCCTCAGGAAGCTCCCGTAAAAGGCGTTCGGCAAGCGAACCGTCCCAGAACGCCCTGTCAACGGCATTGATAAGCTTGTTCCGGGCGCCGTATTCCACCGGCACCTTGAGAGTGCGGGCGATTCCCTTGAGGGTTTTCAACGGGATGTCGTGCAGGTAATCTCGCAGATACATTGGTATATTCACCTGTTAACCAGATCTATTCATAAATCTTTAATAGAACACGGAGTTACGTGGATTTGTTTATATATGGGTGTCACTTCTGCCGATCGCTAAAACAATAAAATAGTACAAATCATATGTTACAATTCTTTGTGCCTTCGTGTCGTTGTGGTTAAATATTTTCATTA of bacterium contains these proteins:
- a CDS encoding helicase-associated domain-containing protein, with product MYLRDYLHDIPLKTLKGIARTLKVPVEYGARNKLINAVDRAFWDGSLAERLLRELPEESRRLLSLIAFSYGAGIHETALERKIDRLNGMKRPEVHRRLQELIPFALVGGIKEDETRYFCPKGIGEQVRRILIGKAVTNAYSAGSIPPATTPNLMEDIFSFLAEAYKDTIPLTLKGNIKKTFLEKVFEGSPSCADPTVNFQKEHRNAFVMEYLKNRKLIDFDHRKAHATEKLSGWLHLSAAVRFQDIVSFALVRTLQDHSVMTAFGGILGEVSPGTGFSISELANFLHTGTMAQGGFSRIEARIREILTILYHLGLISYKNGRFFMTVTGERFFRGDGLPIDGNSSDFFTVQPNFEIIVGPELNPLIRFKLELLTERLNRDIILTFMVTREGITRARERGMNTGEIVGFFDRHSRTPIPQNVRFSIESWAEAYGSIRFERTTLMRFRDTAVCSSVMHIPKIAPYVKERISDTVLVISGDRISAITDILKDTGYQPEIFGGPSADIIFTSETFTPVGIDEVVREKDLMPARSEFIIPDNLLSNGES